tcatatagcataaaaggaaattatgtgaaaacaataacttaaatgAAATGGAGATTAATTGACAAAAAAGAAGCTTCGGCATTAGTACAATAATCGTTGGGTTACCATCGTAAAAAGGAATCGTTCTATAGCAAAATGATTTCATTGGAGGGAGAATATACACAAAAAAGAATTGCTTTTGCAAGTGAAATCGTAGGGGTACCTCCTTATCAAATTAACCAGATTCTCATCTACTTTATCATACTTTACACGTTTGCCATTATGACATTTTAAGCATTGTGAAATGATTTAAAGTACAATCTCTCTACGTTTGCTCCAactcaaaagaaaagaaggaagtgTTATCAACTTTTCAAAAGTAAAATAAGATTGATTTCCATGTCTTACGTACACATAGATGGATACATAGTTAGATGGAGAAAAGAACAAATAACTTTCTAAAAATTAAGGGGAACCAATCATATTTGGGTTGATGCAATAATTGGCCCTTCCCAAGTCATGAAATATTTCGAGGTTTAAATTCCTGTTGTTATATACATGTTTCATGAGCCAATCACTTTGTGGCttacatatatgatatatttctGGTTGTGGCAATACTTTAGATTAGATAAACACATTACACATCAAACTATATACGAAAGTAAACGACAAAACAAAGCCCACAGGAAATGAGCAACCAAAAGGTGATAGCTGAAAGCTGAAAGTGGGTATGAATGGGAAGAGATTACATTGTCGGAATATTGAGAATTTTTTGTTGGCGATCCGAACCAGGAATCAATCAAATTAGTAACATGACTTTGCATGCTTTGAGGTTGAGCAATGCCAAAATATCAATATTTCTAGCCATCCAAACTTTGACTACTAGTAGCCTGTTGGAAAGGTGAGTGAGCTAATATATGTCAGTGATAGACTATAATCTAACTTTTACTCATTGTCATATTACACGCATTTTGACTATGATACGGAATACTTAAATGACAAAACTACATCTTGTGTAGTTGAAGATACGTGTGAATTATTCTTAGAACTAAATTAGCTTGGAGATGTCAtatttaaatagagaaaattaaaattttgaggaACCCTTACAATTCAGGCTTGTACAATAATCCTCTAAGTGTGTCTCTTTCAACTGTCCCAACATGCAATTAATGTCCTAGTCGGTAGTATTAGGAATGCCTCCTAATTTTATCACTtctatcataataaaataatttcaatcacaaatttattttaaaaatatgttacgATGAAACTTATTTTCGTAGTATACCAAATGAGCTATACGTGATTAGAGTGTTATGTAGAATGAAAGTGCAAAGTAGATCAAATGAGTTCTGAGTATGAGTGATAAATAGAACGAAAGTACATTTTCAGGAGGGAGATGCCATTAATTATTGTCAAATATCTTATCTTAAATTGTTTACATTTGGAAGAGGGGGTTACCTTAAGGGACATCCTAACATGTCTTATCCAGACGTAATGAATTTATGCTGCGCGAGTTAGATAGTTGAGGAGGCAAGTAGCAACGTGCAATTCAGTAGTTCAAGGGGAGAGTTTGAGTTATACCAGTAGGTCCAGTACTCTTATTAGGTAGCTTTAGCAACTGGCTATAACACGTTGCTATTGTTAATTATGCTGCATAAGTACATGGAGATTGGAGAATATTAGGTACATatgatcattatttttaaaagtgggATACAgatatgataatatattatGTAAAGTATAATAATAGGAAAATATTAACCATTAACTACATAGTTTAATTGGCGTGATCTGATGTTGTTTCAGCTTAACCAGTCATCTCGATTATAATTTTAGATATgaagttatattaaatatactCGGAaggactttattatttataatgatcCTATCCACCTCAAAGAGGATCACCTCAAATGAAAgatacatatgattttttttaaaaaaatattaagaaaatcttAGGCAACTAACAATGTGtagaaagatataaaaaaaactctaaaattAACTAACAATCTATCTTGTGAATTGTGCTTACCTTAAAAtactttactttaaaaaaaggtttttattatatagaagaaaaactgcaacttaaaaaagatagattatTATATACAATTGAATAAATGATCATTTATAATTCCATAATTGAATCAATTACGTACCAGATTCACAAAGATTTGTCCCTCGGGTTTCGTTGACGGAAATCCAAATGTAGTCAAATAAGGAGCTTTTGGGTCATTTGGTCTAGCTCTTCACAACGGGCACCATAGTGGATTTATCCATATTTGGGCTTCAAAATATGCTGGGCCTAATCCTTGGGTGATTTTGGACTTCAGGTCCAAGACGTAATGTTTGATGCAACAACTATGTTCTTTATAtcaatgatgataataataaaaaaagaaaataactaatttctttATCTGTggcaaaatttgaaaaaacctttcggatgatatattaaaaaaataaaaagttcaatTCGCTAAAATACACATAACTCCCtacaaatcatatataattaggaaaaaaaaagttcaaaactaACGACTTGACTTCTTAAAATTTCAAAGACTCCGACAATTTTGTTCAATAACTTATTGGTTTTTGTAAATATGTGACTTTGTAGCAAAGGTTTTTTTGAAGATTTTCATCAAATAGACATATTATTAAGAAATGTTGGTCCAGTTGGTAAGAAACGAACTTATAATCTAAAAAAACATGAGTTTAATTTCACTGCCAATGTAAGAATTATGTTAGTGGATAATATGTAATCGTTCAATGAGTCTTAAGACGTATTTTGATTCAGGTGAGTTCCTGAGATCCAATTTACCTAAATTGctcaatataaaaaaaggcaTATGTCATAACAAGTTCGAGATAGTCTTAGGTTGTAAGATGCTTAAATCATTTCAATGGTtgagaaatcaaattaaaacctTATGCACCAAAGTCTACATCACACATTATTTTTACACTAGAAAGCATAAATTTTTATCACTTGCTCACACTCTCACGTAAAGGATTCCAAAATATTTAGCGATGAAAATGACTTATTCTAATATCTATTAGAATTATCTCATGACTATATAAATGGATGACATTGACATAGATGTGACTCAATTGCATTTGAGGATTGTAAATAAAGTACATTCAACATTACCAAGTAGACCACGCAATGTTCTCTCAATATTGTCACTATGCTACACATATTGACTTAGGCATCGAGTGCAGGTGTTGCCATGTATTTGTCTTCTTGTTGGACCAACTTCTTCATATATGTTTGGTTTGTAGTTAAAAATATTGTAGTTTATATATTAATGCAAATTTAACTGTAATTTTACAATCATAAATCAAACATGTTCAATTTTTAGTCTCCTTCACCATTATAAAGCAGATCCTGTGAACAATTAGATCATTTTGGCACTAGGTGTAAGAATCAATAAATGTTCTTATCCCCATCATTGTGGTTACTACTCATAACCAATTACCCAAAGTTTCCCCCACTCCCAGCCATGAGGACCATGTCATTGACTAGTTAGGACTCAATCTTCAAATTCAAACCAGTTAAGCCTTTTTCATCGCAGTGCTTCCATTCAACAATCCCTTTCATCAACACCAACAATGCAAACTCttcaagataataattttggaATGCCTTCTCTTGTCATAACCAATAACCAACAATGCCCTTTGTATTGCAAGTTGAAACAAGtgttaaacaagtggcctcaataacttaagaggggggtgaatgaAGTTTAAAAATTCCCCcctaatcaaattttaattctctcttgaaaTAGAATATGCACACTTAATATGAATGAAGTAAAGATCAATTCAAATGACACTTCTTTAAAATAagcaaagaaataataaaatgcaataaattaaagaagtttagggaagagagaaatgcaaactcagtttttatactagttcggtcacgccttgtgcctacgtccagtcctcaagcaacccgcttgagatttccactaacttgtaaattccttttacaaattCTGAACCACACAGAGATACCCTTCTCTTGTGTTCAGATATCCTTACAAATCAAGAGGCTCATTGTCTCTTGAgcaacaattttttgttttaaagtaAGAAGAATATTTTTAGTAGTTTGTTACAACTGTTTTAACTACCAGCTTAAAATAGAAAGGCTTAGGAATTAGAGGTTTTAGTTATCTGGACCAATTGATCAACAAATCTCCACCTTGGTTACATAACTAAACAGGGATCAAAGTGACTGCTCTTTTTGACATTAGACTAGCTGACATTACTTCAAATTTATAAGGTCCAAGTAGTAGAAAAACTTGCTACTTGGTAGAACTTTAGTGATCATATTAAAGAGATTATGCTCAGTGGAGACTTTCTTCACAAACACAACTCATTCAACAATAGTCTCTCTCACAAAGTGTAGCTTCGCATCTACATGCTTTGTCCTTTCGTGATAAACCTGGTTCTTTGACAAGTGAATAACACTTTGGTTATCACAATGGATAGTGATAACATGATCGTGCAACTTTAGTTCTTGTGTTATTCCCCTTAACCACAGTGCTTCTTTTATTGCTTTTGTCAAAGCAATATACGTTGCTTCAGTAGTGGACAATGCAACCACCTTTTGAAGACTAGTTTTCCAACTAATTTTAGTTCCaattacaataaatacataGCTTGTGAGGGATTTTCTGGTGTCCAAACAACcaacaaaattataatctaTAAACCCCTCTATTACAACAATGTCTTCCAGGTAACCCTCAACTTCTCTATATATTAGACTATTTCCAATTGACCCTTTTATGTACCTTAGGATCCATTTTAGAGCCTGCCAGTGTGTCTTTCTAGGATTTTCCATAAATCTGCTTACAAGGCTAATTGAGTATGCAAGGTCAGGTTAAGTGCATACTATGGCATACATGAGTGAACCTACTACATTTGCATAAGGAACTTCATATATGAATTCCTTATCTTCTTTGTTTTCAGGAGCTTGATCCATACTAAGTTTGAACTGTTGGGACAAGGGTGTTGTGACAGGTTTAGCATCTGACATACCAAACCTATTTAGGACTTTCTTTAGGTACATCTATTGAGATAGAAACAATAGCTTCTTGTCTCTATCTCTCTTGATCTCTATACCCAATATTCTTTTAGCTCCACCcaaatccttcatttcaaattcttttttcaagTATGCCTTAACTTTGTGTGTTTCATCCTTGTTATTGCTTACTATTAGGATGTCATCTACATATAgcaacaaaatgacaaaattatgatttaagGTAAACTTGAAATAGACACAGTTATCAAACTTGCTCCTCTTGAACTTAATGCGAGTTATGAACTCATCAAGTCTTTTATTCCACTGCCTTGGAGACTACTTTAAACCATATAGGTACTTGTTCAGTTTACACACAAAGTCTTCATTTCCTTCTGTTATAAATCCCTCAAGTTGTCTCATGTAAATGGTTTCTTCCAGTTCTCCATATAGGAAGGCaattttaacatccatttgctCCAATTCTAGATCAAACTTGGCAACCATTGATAGCAAAATTCTTATGGAACTGTGCTTCACCACTAGAGAGAATACATTATTGTAATCAATTCCCTCCCTCTGAGTGAAGCCTCGAGATACTAGCCTAGATTTGAATCTTCCTTGTTCAACTCTAGGAATGCCTTGTTTCCTCTAGAAAATCCATTTACAGTTGACTAACTTTGACACTGCAGGTCTCTTTACTAGGTCCCAAGTATGGTTACATGGAGAGACTTCATCTCTTCATCCATGGCCATAAGCCATTTATCCTTCTCTTTGCAATCAACTGCAGCTTTGTAACAATTTGGTTCATCATTCAGAATCTCACCAACTACAACAAGAGAGAATGCCATCAAATCTGCATAACCATACTTCTCAGGGGGTTTGATTTGCCTTCTGGTTCTATCTCGAGCCAACAAATAACCCTATTTACCTTTTTCCCCATCATCATCAATCTGAGGTTGAGTATCAGATTCTTCTCTGTGCCAAGTTTCAGATTGATCTATTTGGTTTTCCTCATTGAGCTCCACCTCAATGTTATCCTTTTTGGAGCTTGCATGGACCACCTTATCTTCTGTAgttgcttttgttttgtaaGCCATTTCAGactcattaaaaacaacatcaTGGCTTATAATGCATCTTCTATGTCCTGGCTCTAGACACCATAATTTGTACCCTTAACACCTTCAAGATATCCTAGAAACATACACTTGATAGCTCTAGGTTCCAATTTATCTTGCCTTATGTGAGCATAAGCAACACATCAAAACACCCTGAGTGTATCATAACTTGGAGGATGCCCTGACCATACCTCTTCTAGTGTCTTCATGTTTATAGTTGTTGAAGGGCAACTATTGATTAAGTAACAAGCAGTCATGACTGCTTTAACCCAGCAATTTTTTGACAAATTAGCACTCAGCAACATACACCTCACTCTCTCAAGAATGGTTCTGTTAAATTTCTCAGCCAAACCATTCTGTTGAGGTATTTTTACTACTATCTTGTGCCTTACTATTCCAGCCTTCTTACAGTAGTcagtgaaaaaaatatgaagctTGTTTGTCAAACCTactcagagaaatcaaatttctcttcAAATCTGGTACAAGCCTTACATTATTGATGACTATCTCAGTACCATCATGAAGCTTGAACCTCACAGACCCAATTGCAATGATCTTACAGGACTTATTGTTTCCAAGTAGGACTGAATCACTAACTTGTTCATCAAGATCCTCAAACCAAGACTTGTTTGGGTTCATATGGACTGAACACCCAATGTCCAAGATCCATTTTGTCTCAGTGTGCTCATGAGACACCATTAAAGCCCCAGTTGACTCATAACCATGTTCAACTAAAGCAGTATTTCTAGGTTCTTTACATCGATCTTGCCTGTTTCCTTTCTGTCTATCAAGACAAAATCTCTAAGCATGGCCTTCTCTTTTATAGTGGTAACATCTAATGTTTGATACATTAGATCCAAATCGAGTTTGTGACTTAGATCTTTTCACTTTTGTCTTATCATCCTTCTTGTATGTCTTCCATGAACTATGAGTCTTTCCCTATGTACAAAAGACCtttgttcatttctttcatttaattcatTAGAATTCAAGGCTGATTGGACTTTAACAAGAGTGAAAGAATCTCTTCCATAGAGAAGTGTTTCTTTGAAATGAGCAAAGGTCTTAGGTAAAGCATACAATAACAGTAATACCTGATCTTCATTCTCAATAGTAACATCACTATTTTCAAGATCAAGAATCAATTTATTAAAGACATCTAACTGTTCTTCtaccattttattttcttttcttaatgaaTACAGTGCTTGTTTGAGGTAAAGGCGATTTATAGAGATTTGGTCATGTACAAGTCTTCGAACTTTGACCAAATTTCGGCTACAGTCTTTTCTTTGGAGACTTGTCGAAGCACTTTGTCTCCCAGACTCAAGATGATGGTGCTATGTGCTTTGTCGAGCAAGATCTTCTTGTCTTTATCTTCCATCTTCACATCAAGATTGGTTTCACCATTCATAGCATCTTTGAGACTTTGATGCACAAGAAGAGCCCTTATCTTTAATCGCCAAAGACCGAAATCATTTTAGCCTGTGAATTTCTCGACTTCATACTTTGCAGACACCATGGATGATCAATCCATGTTCATTGCACCAGTTTATTGTGCAAAGTATCACAAAATTGATACACATGAATCTTAGAATTTCTTTCTCAAGATGAGTTTTAGATTACAGAGAGTTTTTCTTGAGagagaattgaaaaagaatCAATTCCTAATCTAAAGTGTAATTGAACTATTTATACTGGTTTTACAAATGGATAACACACTATTTCTAGTAATTTGTTACAGCTGTTTTAACCgacaacttaaaataaaaagacttaaGAATTAGATGTTTTAGTTATGTGGACCAACTGATGAAcaagatatatattaattagaaagaTATATATTAAACATGTAAAGGTTGTTACTAAAATGCATACAAGAACTGAAGTGGAGTGGTTATTGATGCATCTACCCCTCATCATTTTCCTTGGACAAAGACTGAAGTGGTGGAGTCCGTGCGTGAAAATGGTGGGAGGagtaatttatttgaatttaattaaaatgacaccatatatatacataaagattaaactcaattaagaaaaaactGGGCACAAGATATCtatattttaaactttgaattGCTTTTAAAGGTATTTTACATTCTCAGAATTTCACACCGCCAATGAGACAAACCCCAACTGTTTTTTAGCCCATAAGTTAGAAAAATCACATTTATCAATGAAATTATCAAACACGAACAACACGACAAACATATACAAAGAATATGTGACATTTTGAGGCCTGCAGCATGTGCCCGCGCAACTTGTGCTGACAAGCTAAAAAACGACTTTAGTATGCAAAACCCTCCAACGCATGCTTAAAGCTTCAGGCATCTAACATCTAATCGAAAACCTAAGCAACCCAACTCAAACCCAAGGTAAATCAGTATGCTTCAAAATGCTCCAACACTAAACTTGTTGTTTGCTTTCAGGGAGAGTAAAGAAACCATGTTTTCAAGCATATTAAGTGGTGAAGGAAGATGAGAAACTGAGTGAGCACTAAGATTACAATTTCGGACTCAAACCACTACAGCTTGACCACTAATATCATCATGAAGCTGAAGTGAGCCATCCTTCATCAAATTTATGCTCAAGCTCTTGAATCTCTCCCTTGAATACTGCCTAGATGCTTTTCTCCAGTCAGTTCCAGTTTTCATCATGGCCACAAACTCTTCATAACTGATACGACCATCCTGTGAAcacagaaaaatagaaaatcgtTTTAAGGACTTGAGGAAAACATGTGGGGCGTATATGAGATGTAACATGATTATTATATCAATCACATTTTATGAGAAATGCAAGCATATCTGCTTTTGTTTACATTGCATTGGCAGTGTCAATAAGAAGTATAGAACCTGCTAAATGGATAATAAAACAATGAGTTATGAGCAAGATTGCCAAACCCTGTCAGTGTCAACTTCACGCATGATGTCATTCAATACAGCAGTATCAGTATCTCCCGACTCATCTGTTAATGCTTTCTCCAGCTCACCTAACTCGATATACCCACTCCCATCTTTGTCAAAATACATGAATGCTTTGCGGAAATGCTCATCATTCTCCATTCTTTGCAAGTGAATTGTCACGGCTACAAACTCTCCATAGTCAAGTACTCCATTCCCATCAACATCAGCCTAAGCATTTGACAGCAAAAAAACCATCCTTGAATCACAAATTTGTTATTACAAATCATGGCTTGAAtgacaatataatttattctatccttttagataaataaagctcaattcaaataaaaatgggTGTTATGTGAAGCAGTATATGTCAATAAGAGTAAGAGATTACATCAGCCTTAGAGCAAAGTGAGGAGCATCTAGTAAATTGGTGCTGTTTTCAGTTGACATATATAGATAAGTATAGCATAGCTTCCtcacttcattttcattttaccttGTACTTCCATATTACTAggtaatataaatataacatcAGAGGACAGTGGATTTCACTGACACGTTTatgcaattatttttatttgccgggggggggggggggggggggggttaggATACTCTCAACATATTCATCAAGCTAAGGCTTCAGAAACAGACAATCTTcacataaaaattgaaagaacCTCAAACATCATTTTTTGAATAGCAAATACTACCACAAAACAAAATTTCCATGAGTATAATTTAGGGATTATTTACACCAAAAAATAACAAGGTATTAAATTTGGCATCTAACACTACATTACGTAATCCAACAGAGTCCAAAACCAGTTAGGACACATTTGTCTTGCACACATCAATGACAGTGGGAAAATCTTCATTCCTGGAGGGTGCAACATCATGACATCATGTATTCATGTTCATCATAAAATTGCATACTATTCCAAGAAATCATGCTACAGAAAATGGTTTCAAAAGGCTCCATCTGATTGTCTAATAAATGCAGTGAGAATCAAAGAAGTGAAATTATATTGAGCAAATACATTATAAATGGTATAATGTTTAAGAAGCCTACCACTTCCATCAGCATCTTTATCTCTGGCTCAGCCAATTGTGAACCAACCTTCCGTAACCCAACCTTCAGCTCCTCATATGTTACTTTGCCATCTTTGTTTGTGTCCATCAATGTAAACATGTCTTTGATTATTTCTACCTCTTCAACAGACAAATGCTCTGCAATTACCTGTAGCATTCATTCAAAGAAATCCAAATCACCAACATTCTAACTTCCTTATTACCTCCATTATATACAGAACTCGAGTTAACAATTATGCATAAACCAGAATAGATGCTAACCCGAAGTGCTCTCTTTTTTAATCTATTCATCAAAGAGAATTGCCTAAGCCTTGTTCTCACAATATCTCCTAATGGAACATTTGAAGCTTTCTTTGCATTTTGTAACCAGGAATGCTCTGCAACCGTAAACAAGGATGGTAAATATTTAGTATCACTTTCTACATTAggtattcaaatattttagggattcaaatatgcaaaaaattgttcttttctttttaaggaGAGGGTAGTTAATGAAGCAAAGGGTCAATTCTGAAACAAAGATCATACAACATGGAAATTTTGAGATGCTTAAACATTGTGATCCCATCCTACTGCACAAACAGTAGAGTACTTACCAAGCACCTGTTCAGCCGTCAAGCGCTTCTTAGGATCATGCTCCAACATCTGGCGCACAAGACTCTTAGCACTATCTGAAATCTGAGGCCACGGTTCTCTCTTGAAGTCAATCACTCCCCTCAATATTGCCAAAGCCACCCCTCGTTCGTCCTCTACACCAAAtcaaaccaaaacaaaacatCTCACTAAAATTCAAACAGCTCCACAACTCACCCAAAACACGCACAAACTCAACACCTACCTGCCCAAAACGGAGGAACTCCACAcaacaaaatataaagaatcACCCC
This genomic interval from Glycine max cultivar Williams 82 chromosome 5, Glycine_max_v4.0, whole genome shotgun sequence contains the following:
- the LOC100779935 gene encoding calcium-dependent protein kinase 10, yielding MGNCNACVRVDDVADSNRGKKNKKTKPNPYAEEEIRSGVPIRVLKDVTSRSLIGDKYVIGRELGRGEFGITYLCTDRETKQELACKSISKRKLRTAIDVEDVRREVAIMSTLPEHANVVKLKATYEDEENVHLVMELCAGGELFDRIVARGHYSERAAANVARTIAEVVRMCHANGVMHRDLKPENFLFANKKENSVLKAIDFGLSVFFKPGERFSEIVGSPYYMAPEVLKRNYGPEVDVWSAGVILYILLCGVPPFWAEDERGVALAILRGVIDFKREPWPQISDSAKSLVRQMLEHDPKKRLTAEQVLEHSWLQNAKKASNVPLGDIVRTRLRQFSLMNRLKKRALRVIAEHLSVEEVEIIKDMFTLMDTNKDGKVTYEELKVGLRKVGSQLAEPEIKMLMEVADVDGNGVLDYGEFVAVTIHLQRMENDEHFRKAFMYFDKDGSGYIELGELEKALTDESGDTDTAVLNDIMREVDTDRDGRISYEEFVAMMKTGTDWRKASRQYSRERFKSLSINLMKDGSLQLHDDISGQAVVV